A section of the Mesorhizobium loti genome encodes:
- a CDS encoding NAD(P)/FAD-dependent oxidoreductase — protein MLNNTIARNSLPSIDLLYDYGPFLRLSESEGGIGSFAQNSRRPRVGIVGAGISGLVAATELLRAGITDIVLFEARDRMGGRAWSQIFDPREPHLIAEMGAMRFPSSATCLFHYLDKLRIDTAASFPDPGIVDTEVHYRGARHLWQAGESPPPLFRRVHQGWQALISDGYVHEGIQLPAPAKITTLLRSHRFDQARDAWQAWLDSFRDISFYSALVTIFTGPQPPGRVPWKRPEDFELFGSLGIGSGGFLPVYQAAFTEILRLVINGYEDDQRMIMGGISLLVNRLAEQELNGVSLRQRVRYGHVSRIYKQGGQILVTCAAGQVVPFDRVIVTTSNRAMELAHRLTADGTFLTNEVLRAVRETHLTGSSKLFMLTENKFWLKKGTPTTILSDGLARGVYCLDYQPDDPDGKGVVLLSYTWEDDANKMLSILDKKERCQRLVDDLATISPDFARHLVPANGDYERHVLQHDWLMDPYSVGAFKLNYPGEDIYSERLFFQFATAKRPEEDTGLYLAGCGCSFTGGWVEGAVQTGLNAACAVIRSSGGQLLSGNPIDSMNSAYRY, from the coding sequence ATGCTGAACAATACCATCGCAAGAAATTCATTGCCGAGTATCGATCTTCTGTATGATTATGGACCGTTCTTGCGGTTGAGCGAGTCTGAAGGTGGTATTGGGAGCTTTGCTCAAAACAGCCGGCGCCCGCGGGTTGGCATTGTGGGCGCCGGCATCAGTGGCTTGGTGGCGGCGACTGAACTTTTGCGCGCCGGAATAACGGACATCGTGCTATTTGAGGCGCGGGATCGTATGGGTGGGCGGGCTTGGTCACAAATCTTCGACCCGCGCGAACCGCATCTCATTGCCGAGATGGGCGCTATGCGCTTTCCTTCCAGCGCAACCTGCCTGTTCCATTATCTGGACAAATTGAGGATAGATACCGCAGCTTCCTTCCCCGATCCGGGCATCGTGGATACCGAGGTGCACTATCGAGGTGCGCGTCATTTATGGCAGGCCGGCGAGTCTCCGCCGCCACTGTTCAGGCGCGTTCATCAAGGATGGCAGGCTTTGATAAGCGACGGTTACGTGCACGAAGGGATTCAACTGCCCGCACCGGCGAAGATCACAACTTTGCTTCGGTCGCATCGCTTTGACCAAGCTCGTGACGCATGGCAGGCCTGGCTAGATTCGTTTCGCGACATCTCCTTCTATTCGGCCCTCGTCACCATCTTTACCGGACCGCAGCCACCAGGGCGCGTACCTTGGAAAAGGCCGGAAGATTTTGAGCTTTTCGGATCGCTGGGAATTGGATCTGGAGGCTTTTTACCTGTGTACCAAGCCGCGTTTACTGAGATACTGCGTCTTGTAATTAACGGGTACGAGGACGATCAGCGCATGATTATGGGAGGGATCTCCCTGTTGGTGAACCGGTTGGCTGAACAGGAGCTTAACGGTGTGAGTTTGCGGCAGCGTGTCCGCTACGGTCATGTAAGCCGTATTTACAAGCAGGGCGGTCAGATTCTCGTGACATGCGCAGCAGGGCAGGTCGTGCCTTTTGACCGCGTCATCGTCACTACCAGCAATCGAGCTATGGAGCTGGCCCATCGTCTCACGGCGGATGGAACCTTTCTTACTAACGAAGTTTTGCGAGCGGTCAGAGAAACTCACCTTACCGGCTCTTCCAAGCTGTTTATGCTGACGGAAAACAAGTTCTGGTTAAAAAAGGGCACGCCGACAACCATCTTGTCAGATGGCCTTGCCAGAGGGGTTTACTGCCTAGACTATCAGCCAGATGATCCGGATGGTAAGGGCGTTGTGCTGTTAAGTTATACATGGGAAGATGATGCTAACAAAATGCTTTCCATTCTGGACAAAAAGGAACGGTGCCAGCGTCTGGTCGATGATCTGGCCACCATTTCCCCTGATTTCGCCCGTCATCTAGTCCCGGCTAACGGTGACTATGAACGTCATGTCCTGCAGCACGATTGGCTGATGGATCCATATTCAGTAGGTGCCTTCAAGCTCAATTATCCTGGTGAAGACATCTATTCAGAACGGTTATTTTTCCAATTCGCTACCGCAAAAAGACCGGAAGAAGACACGGGCTTGTATCTCGCAGGATGTGGATGCTCCTTTACCGGCGGGTGGGTCGAGGGCGCGGTACAAACGGGCTTGAATGCCGCATGTGCTGTTATCCGCAGCAGTGGCGGCCAGCTCTTGAGCGGTAACCCCATTGATTCGATGAATTCCGCTTATCGATATTGA
- a CDS encoding HlyD family secretion protein, with the protein MAIYKVVVLSVVAALLSLPLITISVSVQSAGIIRPTVEKTPLVAPVSGRISRILAAENDLVAQGQEILALDDGVVEEKLRALTGDIRAKSDFARDLETLISSGTQAKDPIRLLTETATAERAHFLNLVRENQYDRGHAAAELQRAKRLLSAAVAPAKAVEEKAFALQNVEIQGEILARRKFAEWNQQLSDVNLRLEELTAALHQLESERDLTLIRAPVSGALEQFSGLTSSSYVQAGQTVAWVSPDGELVAEIFVSPNDIGFVRPGQSVRLQVDAFNYNQWGVIDATVLDVAHDFTLHDGSPAFKVRCALSRRHLALKRGVIGNLKKGMTVRARFLLGDRTVLELLYNEVDDWLNPLLASH; encoded by the coding sequence TTGGCCATCTACAAAGTGGTTGTGCTCTCTGTGGTTGCGGCATTGTTGTCGCTGCCACTTATTACCATATCGGTGTCTGTCCAAAGTGCCGGTATCATTCGCCCCACCGTCGAGAAGACGCCCTTGGTCGCGCCCGTCTCCGGACGCATCTCCCGCATCCTTGCCGCTGAAAACGATCTGGTTGCCCAGGGGCAAGAGATCCTCGCCCTCGATGATGGGGTGGTTGAGGAAAAGCTCAGGGCGCTTACAGGCGATATTCGCGCAAAGAGCGATTTTGCCCGTGACCTCGAAACCCTGATCTCCTCCGGCACGCAAGCCAAGGACCCGATCCGCCTCTTGACCGAGACCGCCACGGCCGAGCGCGCCCATTTCCTGAACCTTGTGCGGGAGAACCAGTATGACCGCGGTCATGCGGCTGCGGAACTTCAGCGTGCCAAGCGACTGCTCTCCGCTGCTGTAGCACCGGCAAAGGCCGTTGAGGAAAAGGCCTTCGCACTTCAGAACGTTGAGATCCAGGGCGAGATCCTCGCCCGGCGCAAATTCGCCGAATGGAACCAGCAGCTGTCCGACGTTAACCTGCGCCTTGAGGAACTCACGGCCGCCTTGCATCAGCTTGAGAGCGAACGGGACCTGACTCTCATTCGAGCCCCCGTATCAGGCGCTCTCGAGCAATTCTCGGGCCTCACTTCCAGCAGCTACGTCCAGGCCGGGCAAACCGTCGCTTGGGTTTCGCCGGATGGTGAACTGGTGGCGGAAATCTTCGTTTCTCCCAACGACATCGGCTTTGTGCGCCCCGGCCAGTCGGTGCGTCTGCAAGTGGATGCCTTCAACTACAATCAATGGGGTGTCATTGACGCGACGGTGCTCGACGTGGCGCACGACTTCACGCTGCACGACGGGAGCCCGGCCTTCAAGGTCCGCTGCGCGCTCTCTCGCCGCCATCTCGCCCTCAAGCGCGGGGTCATCGGTAACCTGAAGAAAGGCATGACCGTGCGGGCCCGCTTCCTCCTGGGCGACCGCACTGTCCTGGAACTCCTGTACAACGAGGTCGACGATTGGCTCAATCCGCTCCTGGCGAGCCACTGA
- a CDS encoding radical SAM protein → MGEPTLFKTQLFRFLERVLLARPDLSFHVLTNGQHFDLDDWEAMSRIDRGRVVWGIPLYSCDPAVHDEIVGKAGAHAQLLENLALMCRLGAQVELRTVLMRPNADGLPLLARFIISTLPFIRTWAVQMENIGFGRMNWRTLFYDSSEGFDVVGRSIDLVRSRGIDAGSTISRSARYRSHTAIWRRLRSPTGSVPTERSVTDAR, encoded by the coding sequence GTGGGGGAGCCGACACTTTTCAAAACTCAACTGTTCCGATTTCTAGAAAGGGTGCTTTTGGCGCGCCCGGACCTTTCCTTCCACGTCCTGACCAATGGCCAGCATTTCGATCTGGATGACTGGGAGGCAATGAGTCGTATCGATCGGGGAAGGGTGGTCTGGGGGATCCCTCTCTATTCCTGCGATCCCGCTGTTCATGACGAGATCGTCGGGAAGGCCGGCGCGCACGCCCAGCTGCTCGAGAACCTGGCGCTCATGTGCCGCCTGGGTGCCCAGGTAGAGCTCCGCACCGTTCTGATGCGTCCGAATGCGGATGGGCTGCCTCTACTGGCAAGGTTCATCATCTCCACTCTGCCGTTCATCCGGACATGGGCAGTGCAGATGGAGAACATCGGCTTCGGTCGAATGAACTGGAGGACGCTCTTCTACGACAGTTCGGAAGGCTTCGATGTCGTCGGCCGTTCCATCGATCTGGTGCGGAGCCGGGGAATAGATGCCGGCTCTACAATTTCCCGCTCTGCACGGTACCGGAGCCATACCGCCATCTGGCGCCGGCTACGATCTCCGACTGGAAGCGTGCCTACCGAGAGGAGTGTGACGGATGCTCGTTGA